The Paenibacillus mucilaginosus 3016 genome includes the window CTCATCTTCTCCAAGGAAGCCAAGGGGATCCATTCGACCTTGGATACCGGGCTTTTGATGGTTGTGGAATGCGTGTGGTGTGAAGCGGGGATTGCTTCGGAGAGGGATGGTTAACCAGCTTGTCTTTGAGAGTTCGCAATGTATCTTCAGGGCGATTCCGAACACATTGAGTGTTCAGTTGTGTCATACACTTAGTGGAGAAGAGAAGCTAATTATAGAAAGAAGGGAGAGGCTTCGCATGGCTGGATCTCTCTTGACGAGCACCCCCTTTTTTACCTACTGGAGAAAACCGGAGATGAAATATGCCTTAATTGTGCAGGGAGGATATTCAGGGCATCAGCCCCGCGTTATTGCCCATATTTTAGCCGGAGTTTTGCGCGAGCAGAACTTCGAGGTAGAAATTGCAGATTCACTTGATGTCTTTTTGGATGTAGAAAAACTAAGAAGAACTGATTTAATCGTGCCGATCTGGACCGCCGGCTCACTGACCCCGGAGCAGCTGAAAAATTTTACGAGCGTGGTTCAAGCGGGCACAGGAATCGCGGGCGTTCACGGGATGGGCGATGCTTTCCGTTGTGAAATTGAATATCAAGGGATGGTTGGCGGTCAGTTTCTCCGGCATCCTGGAGATGCGGGTGTCACCTACAAGGTTCATATTACCGAGCCATACAATCCGCTTGTCATGGGGATCGGTGATTTTGTCGTAACGACGGAACAATGGTATATGATGTTTGAACCGTCCGTTCAAGTACTCGCTAATACATATTTTGAACAGATAGATCCACCGCTGGTTTGGAGACCGGTAGGGATGCCGGTTGCTTGGATTAAGAAATACGGGAATGGGCGTGTGTATTTTAACGCCTTGGGACATTCCCCGGATATTTTGCTAATTCCTCAGGTGCTGACCATGGTTCAAAGGGGGATGGTCTGGGCTGCTCGGTGACATAGCACAGTACGTTCGCAGAAATCCTGAGGAATTCATAATCTGGATTCAGCCTCGATTATGCTGTAGCTTGCATAGGCTTGCATATAGGCCCTAACTTAATGAATGATCCCGATATCCAATGCTTTCTGGTAAGCTTCTTCCTTATTGTGTACTCCTAGCTTTATATATGCGGAGGAGGCGTAGTTTCTGACCGTACCGTCCGACAAATTCAGTTTAGAAGCTATCGTCTTGTACCGCAGTCCTTTGGCAACAAGCTGCAATATTTCTACTTCCCTGGCTGTCAGCTCATAGTCAGCGGCAGCCTTCAATTGCGGAGATTGGATGCTCCCATCGAATTTCTCGAATATTTTGTGGGACATCTCCTGATCGATCAACGTACCTCCTCGGTGAACAAGCCGGATTGTATCGGCCAGCTCAAGCAGTGCGGCCGATTTCAGGAGGAAACCGTCCGCACCGTTACGCAATAAGTCCAACGCTTGGTCCGTATCCTGAAACGTCGTCAAAATCAATACACGGATATGCGGCCATTGCTGCTTGATCAATTTGGTTGCCTGGGCTCCGTCTATGTGCGGCATATCTAAATCCATAAGCACAACGTGGGGCTGCAGAGGTCCGCACAGGTCGACGGCTTGCTCGCCATCCTCAGCCAAGCCGACTACGTTTAAATCTGGGCAATTGTCGAACAATGTCCGCAGACTTTCCCGAATAAACGGTTGATCGTCGGCCACCAGCAGACGAATAAGTTCGTCCGCCTTTTCCGCTGGTCTCGGCAAATTACAGACGACAAGCGTCCCATCTCCCGGCTTCGTATAGACGGACACTTGACCTTGCAGATTCATCGCCCGCTCCTTCATCGCGTTCATGCCAAAGCCCTCCCGCCATTCTTCCATCCCTCTTCCGTTATCCTGCACCTCGAGCCTCGTATATTGCTGCCCGAATTGCAGAGTAACGGTAATTCCCGTTGCCTGGCCATGTCGAACCGCATTGGTCAGCGACTCCTGCAAGCAGCGAATGAATGTCATTTTCGCTTGCCGGGACAGCGGGTACTCCTCTCCGTACGCGCTAAAGTTCACATCGACTTGAGCATGCTCCTGAAATTCATCTCCAAGCTTTTGCAAAGAAAAGACCAATGAGAGCGACTGCTGTGCAGACTCCATTTGATGC containing:
- a CDS encoding ThuA domain-containing protein, giving the protein MKYALIVQGGYSGHQPRVIAHILAGVLREQNFEVEIADSLDVFLDVEKLRRTDLIVPIWTAGSLTPEQLKNFTSVVQAGTGIAGVHGMGDAFRCEIEYQGMVGGQFLRHPGDAGVTYKVHITEPYNPLVMGIGDFVVTTEQWYMMFEPSVQVLANTYFEQIDPPLVWRPVGMPVAWIKKYGNGRVYFNALGHSPDILLIPQVLTMVQRGMVWAAR
- a CDS encoding hybrid sensor histidine kinase/response regulator transcription factor — protein: MLDMVKQWVWYDWIMLGLRLITSLSLILTTIRFQEGLALPLWIVIFLEIAAFSIPWVCLQLNYKYYLFTEILLFGGLCIHLTSLFPEAYLTFLVSAFLTAANSAHQSYRWTAPATVFILPGVFHMVAPSNGYWFMVTYYGLAYVMGFAFHLLIVNHRQNTTIRKQNKVLEQYMSQIERITLAEERNRLSRELHDTVGHAYTSIIMGMETLRSELATDTGTQRLDSLLELGRKSIEEVRSYLHQMESAQQSLSLVFSLQKLGDEFQEHAQVDVNFSAYGEEYPLSRQAKMTFIRCLQESLTNAVRHGQATGITVTLQFGQQYTRLEVQDNGRGMEEWREGFGMNAMKERAMNLQGQVSVYTKPGDGTLVVCNLPRPAEKADELIRLLVADDQPFIRESLRTLFDNCPDLNVVGLAEDGEQAVDLCGPLQPHVVLMDLDMPHIDGAQATKLIKQQWPHIRVLILTTFQDTDQALDLLRNGADGFLLKSAALLELADTIRLVHRGGTLIDQEMSHKIFEKFDGSIQSPQLKAAADYELTAREVEILQLVAKGLRYKTIASKLNLSDGTVRNYASSAYIKLGVHNKEEAYQKALDIGIIH